The Natranaerovirga hydrolytica genome segment CAAGTTAATAAAGCAAGGTTAATAGAAAAAATAGCAGATTTAGTAAAGGATAAAAAAATTGAAGGCATAACCGATCTAAGGGATGAATCAGATAGAAATGGTATGCGAATTGTAATAGAATTAAAAAGAGATGCTAACCCTAATGTTATTGTTAACCAGTTATACAAGCATACACAGTTACAAGATACTTTTAGTATTAACATGTTAGCACTTGTAAAAAATGAACCAAAGGTTCTTAACTTAAAAGAAATATTAATAAATTATATTGAGCATCAAAAAGATGTTGTTACAAGAAGAACACAATATGATTTAAAAAAAGCAGAAGATAGAGCACATATATTAGAAGGTTTATTAAAAGCATTAGATAGTATTGATGAGGTTATTAAAATTATTAGAGGTTCAAGCAGTACTGCAAATGCAAAAGAAAATCTAATAGAAAGATTCCAATTTACTGAAGCTCAGGCACAAGCTATTGTAGATATGAGACTGAGAAGTTTAACAGGATTGGAAAGAGAAAAGATAGAAGGCGAATATCGAGAGTTAGAGGAATTGATTAAAGAATTAAAAGCAATATTAAATGATGAAAAAAGGTTATATGAAGTTATAAGAGAAGAAATACTAATTGTTAAAGCAAAACATGGTGATCCAAGAAGAACTGAGATTACATATGATGACTCAGAAATTAGGATTGAAGATTTAATAAAAGAAGAAAGTACAATCATTACCATGACTAACCTTGGTTATATAAAAAGGCTACCTATGAATACTTACAAAAGTCAAAATAGAGGCGGTAAAGGTATTAAAGGTATGCAAACCAGGGAAGAAGATTTTGTAGAAGAATTATTTATAACAACAACCCACCACTATATATTATTTTTCACAAATAAAGGTAAAGTCTATCGATTAAAGGCATACGAAATTCCTGAGTCAAGTAGAACTTCAAGAGGAACAGCAATTGTTAATCTTTTACAAATAGAAGCAGGTGAGCACATTACGGCAGTCATACCTATTAAAGACTACGAAGAAGATAAATTTTTATTAATGGCAACTAAAAAAGGCATTATTAAAAAAACAAATATAATGGAATACGTTAATATAAGAACCAGTGGTCTTCAAGCAATAGGGCTTAAAGAAGAAGATGAATTGATTCAAGTTAAATTTACAGACAATAACCAAGAAATATTCCTTGTAACAAAACTAGGTCAATGTATAAGATTCAAAGAAAAAGATGTAAGAACCACAGGTAGAACATCTATGGGTGTAAGAGGAATGAATCTTAATAATGAGGATGAAGTTGTTAGCATGCAATTGGCATCACAAGGCAGTCATTTATTAATCGTATCAGAAAAAGGTATTGGAAAAAGAACACCGATTGAAGAATTTGCCGTTCAAAGAAGAG includes the following:
- the gyrA gene encoding DNA gyrase subunit A, which gives rise to MEQNNSIDKIISVNIQDEMKKSYIDYAMSVIASRALPDVRDGLKPVQRRILYSMSELNLTPDKPFRKSARIVGDTMGKYHPHGDSSIYEAMVRMAQDFSTRYQLVKGHGNFGSVDGDSAAAMRYTEAKLSKIAMDLLSDIQKNTVDYRPNFDESLKEPVALPARFPNLLVNGVSGIAVGMATSIPPHNLNEVIDGVVKVIDNNILENRETDIDELIEIIKGPDFPTGAKILGRAGLEEAYRTGKGRVKVRAVVDIEPMGNNKQRIIVTELPYQVNKARLIEKIADLVKDKKIEGITDLRDESDRNGMRIVIELKRDANPNVIVNQLYKHTQLQDTFSINMLALVKNEPKVLNLKEILINYIEHQKDVVTRRTQYDLKKAEDRAHILEGLLKALDSIDEVIKIIRGSSSTANAKENLIERFQFTEAQAQAIVDMRLRSLTGLEREKIEGEYRELEELIKELKAILNDEKRLYEVIREEILIVKAKHGDPRRTEITYDDSEIRIEDLIKEESTIITMTNLGYIKRLPMNTYKSQNRGGKGIKGMQTREEDFVEELFITTTHHYILFFTNKGKVYRLKAYEIPESSRTSRGTAIVNLLQIEAGEHITAVIPIKDYEEDKFLLMATKKGIIKKTNIMEYVNIRTSGLQAIGLKEEDELIQVKFTDNNQEIFLVTKLGQCIRFKEKDVRTTGRTSMGVRGMNLNNEDEVVSMQLASQGSHLLIVSEKGIGKRTPIEEFAVQRRGGKGVKCYKITSKTGNVIGVKAIGEEDEVMIITIGGIVIRLRVKEISIFKRVTSGVKLINVEEDIRIASIAKVREDMIKIEEMLEKE